A region of the Culex quinquefasciatus strain JHB chromosome 1, VPISU_Cqui_1.0_pri_paternal, whole genome shotgun sequence genome:
gcTCTATTACACACTGTACAgggatcaaaatttttgtaatactcACCGACCACGTGCCCGGCCCTTGCCAGCTTTTGCTAGTACTCCACAAGTGGAATGGACACCTAACCTCAAAATCCAAACGAGGCTCGAAATTTCCCGAACCGGTCCTCCGTAGCTCCGCAAGATCACAACCAAACCTAAATTcaccaaaagaaaaataatctttCTTAAAAGCAGTCCCAATAATGGTACAACTACCTTAGATTTCACTTTCACTTTTTCCCAACTGctggtcgaacaaacaaaaggCTAAGAAAATGTGCTTTAGCACAAGCCAGGAACAAGAAGAAGATAGCTTCCctttcacaaaattacaaaaagcacttttacttttttttttcttaccacCACGTCGAGCAGCAATTGCCGGCCCTGGTCAAAAACGCCCTGCCGCAACACAGCAGAATCCAGCCGGAATTCTCCCACCGGTCGAAATTTCCAGCACCCGGAACTTCCCGGAAGATTTGCGCTCTCGGTCCCGTCGGCTACGTCACAGCACCTGCCGTCAAACCACCGACCAGCGAGAtctgcacacacacacccggCGTCACCGCAGGTTAAACAAAATGGCTGCTGCCAACGCCGCACGAGGCTTTTTCAAGCAACAAATTCACCGCGTTTTGCTTGGATTCTCCTCCTTCTCACGACCGACTCAcgcacaaattttttttttatcagtgttTGGAAGCCTCACCGGCCAATCGTTCTCCGCGaggaaaaacgaactttttgtaaccgaacaaaaataattattgcacGCACCACGACCGCGTCCAGTTTCCTCGTCGCCAACTAAACTGTCTCAAGTTTTCGTAGAAGGGAAGAGTAAGCCACTCGGAATGAGTAAAACAGGAGTTGTTGTTTGTCTCGATGCTCAGCACGTAAAGAAGGGCCGCAGCCGGAGGTGCGAGCTCTTTTATTCATCCTTCATAGTATTCATTTCACTAATACCGTTACAAGTAAAGAGTCAAATGACATTTTAATGATAGGGCGATACCTATCAACCACTAAGCTAGCAGTACTGATATGCAAATGGATTATTAACAGTCAATGAAGTTTAGCTAGTCTACTGAGGTCTTATCAaaggaaaatgttgaagttctgaactgggttctccgttcgtttcaaaaaagcctactgaacgaacgtttcttagagacgagcgttcgttctcagagctgttatttttcgtgttgctgtgtgaacttgaacgaacggagaacccgttcaaaagcatgactgcttaagagttatttatacactttttggaggctagttctcagatatttagatgaaaacgtattccaaatatatcatgcgacctatctttggataggtaatttaaagaccttcccacgagcgtgtctattttggatagcattaccctttgaatgagaggaaggcaccaaccacctaagggtggattaagtaacgttttaaatATAACGCCAGATTTTTGCTGGCCTGTGAATAAAATTAGTAAGTcgtgaaaaaaatcacaaaacaaaaattctcaCAACTTATTTTAGCGATACAGCACTGATTGGCCTCCGAGCAGCAAAATTCACGGAAAAACTCGAAAAGGTCCTTTTTGTCCCGGAAATAATAAttcttttctcaaaacctcacCGCTTTCATCAACAAcagaacaaaattgacaaaattttcgcTTCGCAACCCAGagtttgctgcgatttgtttggcgggttttaaaaatcatgatgTCAAACGGCGGGGTTTAAAAGTAATTGTTTATAtctttgacattagtttacataaagaataCAGCTTGTCTAGGAAACAgtttggccaatgtttgacagatctaaacgcgctggacaccaaacgccctttaagctaagaacaagattgtccgttcgacgcagtggtgaacgcaaaacgctgtgccagttcgatttttccatcagctgtcagtcgaacaatctaaatgggttgctttgttcaatgtgTGCACTCAATGTCAGAAGTAGGAGgagtccttttttttttttttttttttcctctgttAGATGGTTTCAAGAAAAGGGAACACTGTTTATCAACTGTCCAGGGTGGTGGGTGCCGGATGTTGTTGTCTTGCTCGCCAGGTGCAGCTCAAACTGGTCAAATGACTTGTCCTTGACACACACCGGAAATCTGATCTCGGAGAGTTTTTCCTTCACGTATAATGGCTGCAGTTCCTTGATCTTAGCAGATTACGAACACTTGACGCGGAACTTGGCCAGTTTGGGGTGGTATGCTGGTTACTGCTGACGGGGCATACCTCACAGCGGACCATTGCATCGAGGCGTCAGATGTAGTTGCCGACGGAAGCCATTTTGGATTGAAAGCTCCTATTCCGGCATCGGTTCCAGGACATTTTTCGCAACAGGATATGATTGCTGCAATTGCGACGCTGGCGAACTCcggtgtttttattatttttggacGACCTGCAGGGAAAAAAGGTACAACGAGATTAGGAAGTCCTTCCAAATGCAACGAAACCCGCCTTTTGTAAGTGCGGTCCGCGGATTGCCGAGAAAGCTTACCTTATCACTTTTTGCACTTCAGCTGCCAGATTTAcaaacttcattttcaaaataaacaaaccccTAGCAACGACTTTTCAAACACAAGGTTGATCTATATAGGTGGGATTGGTGAAAAGCAACCGGAGTAACTCGGAGAAACATTGAGAAACTCTCGTTACTCTGGGCAAAATTGAGGAACTCTTTTGCTCACTGAAATGCCCTtgctttctatccttttttaaagttcacccggcgtcaccctttcaaaagggtatgtaaaattcagtacattttcgatacccttttaaagggtgacgactggtgaaattgaaaaaagggtactttttactttgagtgtggACTTGCGTTTAATACACTGATACTCCGATGATTTGAtttcaactgttgtcaaacgaatagAGTTATACATAATAGAGTTACCTActtgcgcatgtattgcgtgtacgtgtacgaaaaaaagtgaggttaaattttgtcgggccagcaaaatcaaatggtgcgctagtgtgtgtacacgaaacgtcataaagctctattaaattatttttttagtttgacatccTCGAATGGAAATCGTCTTGTTTGTTTGTGTAAAACAATGCTAAAATCTTCAATCTAAGTTATGCGTGTAAATCCGTCCAACTCCGACAAAGTGACAACCTCTACTCCGACAAGTGTCACGAACGGAGAGCAAGAAGAAAATCAACTGTCATCCCGGGTTCCCGGCCGCTCTCTTCGCTTCGCAGTCGTCTTTTCAGTGCGGTCTAGCGGCCATTCTTGTGTTAAAATTGTCGCCGCATTTCTAGTGTGTAATTGAAAGCAAAATCTCCACCAATCCAGCTGCATTTATCAAGTGAGTTGTCGCGATAAGATAAGAACTGGAAGGTGgacttgttttcacattttcttccGGAGTGGAGAAAGTAAAAAGGAGTTTTTTTGTCATTCTCAAGGGGCGTTTTTCACTTTTCTTTCTCTTCCACCCCCTGCCTGTCCTGTCCAGGTATAAAACGACATTCCTTCTCCTCCCCCACGCCGCCGCACAGCCTACTGCGAGAGGATGCTGCTGCCACTGAAACCGGTTCGCCTACTGCTGACGGTAGGATGTTTGGCCACGGCTTTCTTCCTGGTGGCCGCACATGAGGAGGACACCACCAGCGTCCAGCTTACGAAGGACAACTTCCAGTCGGAAGTAGATGGTACCAACTACTTTGTCATGTTCTTTGCCCCCTGGTGAGTtgcttaatttgttttattgttatGTTGTTTTTGGGAATAAGGAGTAATTTTGTAGCTTTGCTATTTTTGTGCCGGGAGTTAGGAAAAAGGTTGCAAAGTTGAGTTATTTTTATCGCTCTTTGGGCGTCTGGCTCACGGtcggtgtgtgcgtgtgcgtgcGATCTTGATGAGATTTCAGTGACCGGCGCGACAGGACAGGTGTCGACGTCAGAAATGTTAATTAAATCTGTTATTGAAACTTCAATCAAATGAGTATAAGATAAATGGCttgaatttatatatttttcatcTAAAACTTAAAACGTGTACAGTACAATTTGAAACAGATTAGTTTTACTGGCCACATCTTCATTCCACTGTTGTTTTTTACTGACCGATGGACGAAGACAGGAAGAGGCATTTTGCTTATCTTTAAATTGTCGTCCCCCGTCCCGTCATTTGGTGAGTTGTCGTTCTGCTTTTCCCATCAAAAATTACATACTGTTCGGTTGGCGCAACCAGATTGGAGAAGATAACCGGCGACAGCGATGATGGTTGGTTGTTGGCCCGCTTTTCTCGTTTTGCTCTTATCTGGTTGAAATTTAGTGTTTGAaagcaattgttttttttattttgtaattgtattttatttttccaaaatatatatCGAAGGTACAACCTTGTTTGTATACATTGACTTAAATGATAAGGACCTTATGTttcattaaaactaaaaactaacaactaaattaaaaactaaaacgaaagaaactaaagaaataaaaatttcgataatacgacaaattacttttttatgtagaattcagtaataaaactaataaactGACTAAGACGTGCAACTGTCATAAGTACTGAACCATTAAGGCATGTTTTAACTTTTCCCTTTTCCCTCCAGGTGTGGCCACTGCAAGAAGTTAGCCCCGATTTGGTCCAAGCTTGCTGAGGCCAAGAACGACGACAGCGCCGCCCAGGTCAAGATCGGTCGCGTGGACTGCACGACCGACGGCGATTTGTGCTCGGAGCAGGACGTCACCGGCTACCCGACGCTCAAGTTCTTCAAGAGCAATTCCGCGTCGGACGATTCGGTCAAGTACCGTGGCGGGCGGGATTTGGACTCGTTCAACGCTTTTATTCGCGAGCAGCTGGGCCTGGAGGATGACGACTCGGAGGAAACCGTGGCCGAGCCTCGAAGCCGGTTTCGCCGCTGGTTGAGCTGACCGACGACACTTTTGCCAAGCACATCTCCAGCGGAAAGCATTTCGTCAAATTCTTCGCCCCGTGGTGCGGCCACTGCACCAAGCTTGCGCCGACCTGGGAGGAACTGGCCAAGACCCTAGAGCACGACACTTCGATTAGCATTTCCAAGATCGACTGCACCCAGTATCGGCCGATCTGTACCGACTTCGAGGTTAAGGGCTACCCGACGCTGCTGTGGATCGAAGACGGCAAGAAGATCGAAAAGTACTCCGGTTCCCGTTCCACGAGGAACTGAAGGCGTACGTTTCCAAAATGGCCGGCGGAATTAGCGTTGACGAAGCGGCCGCCGATGCCGTCGACGCCGCGGACAAGGACAACACTTCGGTTGTGCTGCAGCTGTCCCAGCCCGACTTCCAGCACGCCATCGATAAAGGCGTCACGTTCGTCAAGTTCTACGCGCCCTGGTGTGGCCACTGTATGCGTCTGGCCCCAACCTGGGAGCAACTGGCGGAGAAGTTTGTCGGTTCCGACCAGGTCAAGATCGCCAAGGTGGACTGCACCCTGGAGGTGAACAAGGAACTTTGCGGCGAGCAGGAGGTGAACGGATTCCCGACCATCTTCCTGTATCGCGGCGGCGAGAAGCTCGGCGAATACAACGGAAACCGTTCGCTGGAGGATCTGCACGATTTCGTTACCCGGCACCTGGGCACCGATCACGACGAGCTGTAAGGAGGAAGCTGTATGTGTGTTTTAGTGATTTGTGGTGCGGTCTGTGAGTAGAAACGGAACGGAACAAAATTGTGTGTGAAAAAACCCATTCATATCTCTGTGTGTGTTGGACAAGACTAGTAGAAAATTAGTGTTTGAACCAATCGACGGAAAACAAttgtgaagaaaaaaacatggaaaaaataaagaaaagacaTGACGAAAGATGGGACGTCGAAATTACTTGTGCAACGTTTCATGGAAAATATGAGAATAAACCCTTCTTGTCTGCAGCAAAAGATCCGTCAATACAtcgatgttttgaaaactaatgattagaAAGCAACTGGACTTAAtgtggaatgcattttaaaacactccaaattttaaaacctaggcctgttatttcaattttaatattttttgcctttcataggcataggttttactttatggctggacgtaatttccatcttcgtaaatattacgattcagcatgaattttcatcggaaaaatcgtcaaaaaatcacactgcattgattttcgatgcttcgtcgccaagtcaaGTTGaacttcgaatactggcgcatatattttgtggctcgacttatactcgttttgtagtagggcttcatccataaagtacgtcacgccaaaatcagccaaaatttacccccccccctctcccccccccctttgtcacgcttttcctatacttataacacgcaatgacacacttgctcagatcccccctccccccccctagagcgtgacatactttatggatgacgcctagctTGTTTACCGATGTTTcgtacaacatgtaagatatcgtagcttttcggtttcttttgccctgtccgtttttgcataactgtccaaagtttatgcaaaaacttttgtgacataggacattcatccggctacaatcaatttgtttcccgtgtgctcctaaaatcgcctaaatgtagacttatatttttcgtgatttcgtaagtttatttaaaatggttcattggattccaatacgaacattctaagcttttcatcgtttatatctcggattagttttcaaaaagccgtaagagccaatggtaaaGAAAGCCTTTTTTTGCCTCGGTATTCGACCAACTTACGGaaaccacatttaaaaaatgcttaagattgttcgtCTACACGACTTTCAAGttccccaaactaaaaataaatgaaattttgttgcaatttggagaaatacgaatattagtgtcggaggtcacggtcttgaggctttttgaaaactcacccgagatatcgttttcaaagggagcgttcttttattacgtaacgcagtagggggagggtcggaggccgtgttacgctccatacaaatttttaaaatttgtatggaaattttgttacgagggggaggggtctaaagtccgatttttcgcgttacgtaataaaagaacgctcccaaagttttcaatgctggcgacgccaatggctttctaccgaaggtactcgcgattgagtgtgtagtggtgcggtagtaaaaatagctatctctgactctgccactttcgtagaagctgaatggctagcttccctgcaccgtgcggcacacgctGTTCACTACAAGTCTTGTACCTCGGTTTTTCTTTGcacctgctttgttcggtacgATGGTACGATCAAGcaaaataccaacacacaaaagggctcgtaccgaagctagaaatccaaaaccgcggtgtgcgttgtcactggggcatgggaagcttgctatgatcgcgtttgACATAAACGCTTGCTGATTACAAACGTACAAACatattgtacgattaaaaatattcttttggtgaaaattgcgtttttttatttcttttggaaatcatatcatttataatactttgctttcatcataagactttcttttgtgctgacattataaataaacaaagtcgatgttatgaatttaaagaagttctaccattgttatattctttagtaagaaaggctctatttcaccccaggtgggattaaatcgggtttttttctatttttgccaattccaaaaatcacaaccatctcaaaaatttaaaagaaaatcaaaaaatttatgaaattctattttttacaaaaattaaaataacattaaaaaactaGTTAAAAATAGagcttgaaataatttaaaatttaaaaaatttaaaattaaaatccagGCTTTTTtggtaaactaaatttaaacatttagtgTATTCTGGttacttcaatacttcaatgGACATTCACATAAAGTTTGAGAGGGACACATTAGTTCATTAGATcgaatcaaaagaaatcaagaaattaagaaaacaaaaaaaaaataagaaattttttaaaaataagaacgaaaaactcaaattttaaaaaagagtCTTCTAAATCTTTAACAAACtaaaacagataaaaaaaaatctatcaatttgaaaaaacataatttttcaattttggaactttttgattttggatgaattttggaatttctaaatctaaaaattttggaatttctgattttttgaatttctgaatttttgtccATGTCCAGCCAGAGCTGACATccaaaaatctccgaaacacgcattcaaaacaTTGACCCCGGCTTGCCTTGTATCAGAATATaagtacccgacaggtaccgatacatatttttcttctacagatgaacttgagatcaaatttggtACCTGCgttgctacgcgcggtgggagactctGGTGCAAACTCGGGAGCAGCGTTGCCACAACGTACAGATATTTGAGCACATAAAAAATGCTCAAACGAGTGTAACCctaaaacgaaacattttttttcccaaatttgaaaaaaagtcaaaagtttagaaaaattaTTGTCTTTTTGGTCCAAAAATCAATTCTTTCATTAATTGCTGGACTCGTatgaaaacaattattttgagcTGTTGTGAGTAAAACGCGCACGTCTGTAGCTTTTGACGTAACTTTATTGAGTCTCCTTCTAACGTCTGATCTCCTTACTCATCCCcaggcagtgttgccaagcaaCCACAACATGAGCTTTGAATATATGCTCAAATATCTGTACGTGTGGCAACGGTGGCAACGCTGCTCGGGAGCAAATTTGGTAGGAATCAAGGCGGGTAGcaaattgttgaactttcgacattttcgaaaaatgtataTTCTTTTAACTTTTCAACAGGATGCATTGCGTGTACgtagtcatcccacatattcggaacacccacaaattcggaacacttttatgataatttgtcaatagcatgccaaaagtagcttttctgtcgaccttactatttttagaaccttcatttgggcATTGTGGTGATTTGTGGTGCGGTCTGTGAGTAGAAACGGAACGGAACAAAattgtgtgtgaaaaaaaaaacccattcaTATCTCTGTGTGTGTTGGACAAGACTAGTAGAAAATTAGTGTTTGAACCAATCGACGGAAAACaattgtgaagaaaaaaaacatggaaaaaaaataaagaaaagacaTGACGAAAGATGGGACGTCGAAATTACTTGTGCAACGTTTCATGGAAAATATGAGAATAAACCCTTCTTGTCTGCAGCAAAAAGATCCGTCAATACAtcgatgttttgaaaactaatgattagaAAGCAACTGGACTTAAtgtggaatgcattttaaaacactccaaattttaaaacctaggcctgttatttcaattttaatattttttgcctttcataggcataggttttactttatggctggacgtaatttccatcttcgtaaatattacgattcagcatgaattttcatcggaaaaatcgtcaaaaatcacactgcattgattttcgatgcttcgtcgccaagtcaaGTTGaacttcgaatactggcgcatatattttgtggctcgacttatactcgttttgtagtagggcttcatccataaagtacgtcacgccaaaatcagccaaaatttaccccctctccccctttgtcacgcttttcctatacttataacacgcaatgacacacttgctcagatcccccctccccccctagagcgtgacatactttatggatgacgcctagctTGTTTACCGATGTTTcgtacaacatgtaagatatcgtagcttttcggtttcttttgccctgtccgtttttgcataactgtccaaagtttatgcaaaaacttttgtgacataggacattcatccggctacaatcaatttgtttcccgtgtgctcctaaaatcgcctaaatgtagacttatatttttcgtgatttcgtaagtttatttaaaatggttcattggattccaatacgaacattctaagcttttcatcgtttatatctcggattagttttcaaaaagccgtaagagccaatggtaaaGAAAGCCTTTTTTTGCCTCGGTATTCGACCAACTTACGGAAACCACatttaaaaatgcttaagattgttcgtCTACGACTTTCAAGttccccaaactaaaaataaatgaaattttgttgcaatttggagaaatacgaatattagtgtcggaggtcacggtctTGAggcttttgaaaactcacccgagatatcGTTTTCAAAGGAGCGttctttattacgtaacgcagtagggggagggggtcggaggtgttacgctccatacaaatttttaaaatttgtatggaaatttgttacgagggggaggggtctaaagtccgatttttcgcgttacgtaataaaagaacgctcccaaagttttcaatgctggcgacgccaatggctttctaccgaaggtactcgcgattgagtgtgtagtggtgcggtagtaaaaatagctatctctgactctgccactttcgtagaagctgaatggctagcttccctgcaccgtgcggcacacgctGTTCACTACAAGTCTTGTACCTCGGTTTTTCTTTGcacctgctttgttcggtacgATGGTACGATCAAGcaaaataccaacacacaaagggctcgtaccgaagctagaaatccaaaaccgcggtgtgcgttgtcactggggcatgggaagcttgctatgatcgcgtttgACATAAACGCTTGCTGATTACAAACGTACAAACatattgtacgattaaaaatattcttttggtgaaaattgcgttttttatttcttttggaaatcatatcatttataatactttgctttcatcataagactttcttttgtgctgacattataaataaacaaagtcgatgttatgaatttaaagaagttctaccattgttatattctttagtaagaaaggctctatttcaccccaggtgggattaaatcgggtttttttctatttttgccaattccaaaaatcacaaccatctcaaaaatttaaaagaaaatcaaaaatttatgaaattctatttttacaaaaattaaaataacattaaaaactaGTTAAAAATAGagcttgaaataatttaaaatttaaaaatttaaaattaaaatccagGCTTTtggtaaactaaatttaaacatttagtgTATTCTGGttacttcaatacttcaatgGACATTCACATAAAGTTTGAGAGGGACACATTAGTTCATTAGATcgaatcaaaagaaatcaagaaattaagaaaacaaaaaaaaaataagaaattttttaaaaataagaacgaaaaactcaaattttaaaaaagagtCTTCTAAATCTTTAACAAACtaaaacagataaaaaaaaatctatcaatttgaaaaaacataatttttcaattttggaactTTTGATTTTggatgaattttggaatttctaaatctaaaaattttggaatttctgattttttgaatttctgaatttttgtccATGTCCAGCCAGAGCTGACATccaaaaatctccgaaacacgcattcaaaacaTTGACCCCGGCTTGCCTTGTATCAGAATATaagtacccgacaggtaccgatacatatttttcttctacagatgaacttgagatcaaatttggtACCTGCgttgctacgcgcggtgggagactctGGTGCAAACTCGGGAGCAGCGTTGCCACAACGTACAGATATTTGAGCACATAAAAAATGCTCAAACGAGTGTAACCctaaaacgaaacattttttttcccaaatttgaaaaaaagtcaaaagtttagaaaaattaTTGTCTTTTTGGTCCAAAAATCAATTCTTTCATTAATTGCTGGACTCGTatgaaaacaattattttgagcTGTTGTGAGTAAAACGCGCACGTCTGTAGCTTTTGACGTAACTTTATTGAGTCTCCTTCTAACGTCTGATCTCCTTACTCATCCCcaggcagtgttgccaagcaaCCACAACATGAGCTTTGAATATA
Encoded here:
- the LOC6044996 gene encoding LOW QUALITY PROTEIN: thioredoxin domain-containing protein 5 homolog (The sequence of the model RefSeq protein was modified relative to this genomic sequence to represent the inferred CDS: inserted 2 bases in 2 codons) produces the protein MLLPLKPVRLLLTVGCLATAFFLVAAHEEDTTSVQLTKDNFQSEVDGTNYFVMFFAPWCGHCKKLAPIWSKLAEAKNDDSAAQVKIGRVDCTTDGDLCSEQDVTGYPTLKFFKSNSASDDSVKYRGGRDLDSFNAFIREQLGLEDDDSEETVAEXSKPVSPLVELTDDTFAKHISSGKHFVKFFAPWCGHCTKLAPTWEELAKTLEHDTSISISKIDCTQYRPICTDFEVKGYPTLLWIEDGKKIEKYSGSRSXEELKAYVSKMAGGISVDEAAADAVDAADKDNTSVVLQLSQPDFQHAIDKGVTFVKFYAPWCGHCMRLAPTWEQLAEKFVGSDQVKIAKVDCTLEVNKELCGEQEVNGFPTIFLYRGGEKLGEYNGNRSLEDLHDFVTRHLGTDHDEL